The genomic interval ACAACAAAATAGAAACCATGAAAATATTAAAAGAAATCAATGACAAAAAACTATTCAAATTAGATGGGTATAAAAACTTTAGTTCATTTATTAAAAATTATAACTTAGCTAGAACACAAGTTTACGCATATTTAACTATTGCAGAAGGGCTCAAAAACAACCTAATAGATGAAGACTCTATAATAACAAAAGGAATAATGAACACATATTTTTTTCTATCGACTAAAGAAACGCAAAACAAACCAAAAACACCAAAATTAATTAAACTACAATTTAAAAATCAAGATGCTTACAATTTCTATAAAATAAACCCAAAATTCACCTGTTTTCTTATGGAACAGATCTTCACAAATAAAAAAGAATACATAGAACAAACTAAACAGGACTTTGAACAACAAATAACAAAACCTAAAAAGCAAGCATAAACTACTTCTATGTCTT from Borrelia coriaceae carries:
- a CDS encoding chromosome replication/partitioning protein — protein: MQKNKFKLNKRVIEKDNPIKKNTHNINIQIYEKLKEKLKINLKEDIYNKIETMKILKEINDKKLFKLDGYKNFSSFIKNYNLARTQVYAYLTIAEGLKNNLIDEDSIITKGIMNTYFFLSTKETQNKPKTPKLIKLQFKNQDAYNFYKINPKFTCFLMEQIFTNKKEYIEQTKQDFEQQITKPKKQA